A genomic stretch from Candidatus Hydrogenisulfobacillus filiaventi includes:
- the hypC gene encoding Hydrogenase accessory protein (Evidence 2a : Function from experimental evidences in other organisms; PubMedId : 8021226; Product type f : factor), with protein MCLAIPGQVLAIVDRDRDIAAVDVIGIRRNVSIALLKDLGLEAGDWVLVHVGFAMSRIDEGEAAAMLDLLRQLGTGLSEEVALWDAGGGPEPV; from the coding sequence ATGTGTCTGGCCATTCCCGGGCAGGTGCTGGCGATTGTGGACCGGGATCGGGACATTGCTGCTGTGGACGTGATCGGCATCCGGCGCAATGTGAGCATCGCCCTCTTGAAGGACCTGGGCCTGGAGGCGGGGGATTGGGTGCTGGTACACGTGGGTTTTGCCATGAGCCGCATCGATGAGGGGGAGGCGGCCGCCATGCTGGACCTGCTGCGCCAGCTGGGGACGGGCCTGTCGGAGGAGGTCGCGCTCTGGGATGCCGGCGGCGGGCCGGAACCGGTGTAA
- a CDS encoding conserved protein of unknown function (Evidence 4 : Unknown function but conserved in other organisms), giving the protein MMQFLFTLALLAILIWAAQLVLQSLPDLQRYVRIRNL; this is encoded by the coding sequence GTGATGCAGTTCCTGTTCACCCTGGCCCTGCTGGCGATCCTGATCTGGGCCGCCCAGCTGGTGCTGCAGTCCCTGCCGGACCTGCAGCGGTACGTGCGCATCCGCAACCTGTAG